One Ranitomeya variabilis isolate aRanVar5 chromosome 4, aRanVar5.hap1, whole genome shotgun sequence genomic window, atagattgatcctTGGATTGAATAATCAATCGAATAGTTGATCATTTGATCCATAGATCATAAACAGACACCAGATCAAAGCATAGATAGAAAAGCAGCTTTGTGAAAGTAGATCTCCTGTCGgtgcaaaaaaggaaaataaaacagattttttacattttcaaacaaatatCAGTTGAAAAACTGCAGAAACTATCTAGAAGGGTAGATAGATGGTGACAGATAAGTGTTTATCATTtgcaacaaaaatgatctttcctaTAATTTCTTGTCACCAACAGAACTGAGCACGTTTGTTTATATAATGAAAAGAATAAAACTTTGTGACAGTCCACCAGGTGCTCAGGACACAGGTATAAGGTATATAACTTCTCAGCGGTCAGGTGATTACTTACGGTACATATCAGGTCCTGCAGATATAGGCATCCAGTTGCTAGGCTTCCAATGCTCAGGTTAAATGGGCTGAAAACATAAATCAGCAGAAATGATGCTCCTCAGAAGAATCTGACAATTGTCTCACTGTGTGGCTGATGTCTCCTATCTCAGGCTCTGGAGGAACAATCACCTTGTACAGACAGGTAAGAGATTGTCGTAATGACTACACTTATCAATACCGAGGATTCGGGGAATTACAGGGAACAACTTAATAGTTTCAGAGTTAAAATGTTCTTAGAGTGatgataaatggatagatagatagatagatagatagatagatagatagatagatagatagatagatgatagataatagatagataagttataagatagataaatagatagatagataatatatggatagataatagatagacaataatAGCTAAATAGATGGTTTATAGTTGCAAAAAAAGATGGTAATTGAACAGATATGTACATTTATATAGAAAAAGATACAAATTAGATATACTGACATTACACAGTGATGAGACAGATATTAAATAAATGGAAACTgaacagatgcatttatataaagaGAGAATGATAATGAAAATAGGGATAGGTCATATTTCTTTGTCGAATCTCTTGTATTCTATTCTCATTAGTATATATACATTATGTATACTGCATTGTACATTTCTCTGTCTTACAAAGGAAAGATGTGTTTgctagactaagggtaccgttacgcaaaacgatttaccaactatcacgatcagcgatacgacctggccgtgatcattggtaagtcgttgtgtggtcgctggggagctgtcacacagacagctctccagcgaccaacgatgccgaagtccccgggtaaccagggtaaacatcgggttactaagcgcagggccgcgcttagtaacccgatgtttaccctggttaccatcgtaaatgtaaaaaaaaaaaaccgtacatactcacattccggtgtccgtcaggtccctcgccgtctgcttcctgcactgactgtgagtgctggccataaagcacagcacagcggtgacgtcaccgctgtgctctgcttttactttccggccggcagtcagtcagtgcgggaagcagacggctagggacctgacggacatcggaatgtgagtatgtacggtttgtttgttttttacatttacgatggtaaccagggtaaacatcgggttactaagcgcggccctgcgcttagtaacccgatgtttaccctggttacaagcgaacgcatcgctggatcgctgtcacacacaccgatccagcgatgacagcgggagatccagcgacgaaagaaagttccaaacgatctgctacgacgtacgattctcagcagggtccctgatcgctgctgcgtgtcagacacagcgatatcgtatggatatcgctggaacgtcacggatcgtaccatcgtagcaacaaaagtgccactgtgtgacagtaccctaagagccgCCTTAGTGTTTGGCCTTTCTGGTCTTTCCCATGTGAGACTAAACTGCTGAAGGACAATACTATCTTGATTATCAGTATGAGAACTGACCATGTTGATTTCTCCTACATAAAATCGTCCTTGAGTTTATTAAAATTAATTTCAGTTTGTGTTCTGATAAATTGGACAATGGTTTTGATTGATTTGTAAGGAGGCTCCTCTGCTGGAAAATGTCCATAACATACCCTTAAAAAAGCACTTCTGCTCACATCAAAgtctttattctcttaatatattgcagtcttattatatagcactgtgcacttacaattactcattttcttctaccaacttaattcttctcttttccattagatctatgacattacatggttaaaaacagactagctgaatccttctaagctctatatagaaacgggaagtctctttttcctgcacaagtcatcattagaactacaattctacataggaagtctctttttcctgcatgagtcatcattagaactacaattctacataggaagtctctttttcctgcatgagtcatcattagaactacaattctacataggaagtctctttttcctgcatgagtcatcattagaactacaattctacataggAAGTCTCTttaccctgcatgagtcatcattagaactacaattctacataggaagtctcttttccctgcatgcatcatcattagaactacaattctacataggaagtctctttttcctgcatgagtcatcattaggacTACAATTCTACAGAGGAAGTATCTttaccctgcatgagtcatcattagaactacaattctacataggaagtctcttttccctgcatgagtcatcattagaactacaattctagataggaagtctcttttccctgcatgagtcatcattagaactacaattctacataggaagtctcttttccctgcatgagtcatcattagaactacaattctacataggaagtctcttttccctgcatgagtcatcattagaactacaattctatatCAATGCAAAGTCCCTAAAAATATATACTTTTGAAATTAGTGATAAACTGATGAATAGTTAGAGATGACTGGCAGTAGAGTGTATCTATAGATATGAGATATCCATCTATTCCACTTCTGGAGCTTTTGAGCTACACCTATTAAGTACCAGCAACTGGTGGAACTAATATGATTTACACAAGTTGCATAAAGCACAGTAAGAAGCAGAGATGAACAAGTTGGTCTCAAGTTATATTTCACCAAATGCCACATTTTTGCTCAACATTTTGTAATGAAACATTTTTCTGCTGTAGTTCACATTTGACATAAACTTTCTTCTTGTATTTTGCCACAATTTCTGCTGACATTAGGATCTTTGGACAACTTACTTGACACCGCTGAGAAGTAAAATGCCCTTGCCATCTACTGACTTGGCTTTTTACTCTTTGTTGTTGGCTTCTGGAATTCTGGGTAACACTTTGGTCCTCATGACGGTAATCAGCAATGCTCTGGATAATAAGGTAATGCCCGCTTCTGACCTGATATTGTCCCACCTTACAGTTGTTCTTCTCCTACTCTCCATCTTAAGGAATGTTCTGGTTGTCACGTTCCAGAATGGTATGGACATATTGTTCTCGCGCATTTTGTGCAAAGTGTTCATGTTTGTTTGGACTCTGCTCAGGTCCATGAGCGTTTGGGGAACATTATCAATCAGTGTTTTCCATTACATAAGCATCAAAAACTATTATGGAAATATAAGGAGAAACATCTTCTGGACCACAGTGAAAGTTCTGGCCATAATGTGGATATTTAACTGTTTGTATTTCATTCCTGCTTTCTTGTACACAGACCGTATGGGAGCCAATGCTACCTTTTCGGTGCTGTTGATCGGCACCAGCACCAAACCTGTCCTTGGCTGCGTGTGGGACTTCCCTACTCCTTATACCAACCTTGTCTTTGTCACCTCCTCATTAGTTATTCATGAGGTTATACCAGTCATTCTTATGGTAGTCACTAATATAAGCAGCCTATACACCCTACAACGGCATTCTAAAACCATAGCGGCACAGAAAACCATCAAGCGCGTGGCCTCAGAGCGCAAAGCTGCCTTGGTGATTTTAACACTGGTCCTTCTCTTCGTTCTCTGCTGGGGATCCAATGTTGTGGCCACTAACTTCTACAACTTTACCAAAGGTTCATTCTCTACATCATTCCTGTTAACCATTGCTAATTTCGGAGCCTACATCTTCATGGGCTTCGGTCCTTTGGTGTTACTCATTGGACATAGCAAGCTGAGAAGGAAACTGGTTCATTTACTATGTAAGCAATGGAAACGTCAGGTCGATCCAACAGGGAACTCGCCCAAAAGTAATGGCAATGCTTCTACTGTTAACGTTTAAGATCTTTGTTAACTTACGTATCTTTAAATACCCTAATTAGGGCACCTGGAAAGTCCTGGGTTACAAATCCAAATTTCTAACTGGACCTTCAACATTACTTTACATTACAACTTACTTACTAGTCTACTTACtgtataactaacaaataaagttgcactctataGAGCTAAAGCCTGTAAATATGTAATGGATGAAATATAAATAtcagataaaaagaaaaaatagagacacttagcacataatttgaccaattcatgcatgcccagcagccagcgacAAGGCGTTCTCCAGTTTGCTGGGAACCTACAtgtctaatgtgaatacctctcttaggttaaccccttcatgacccagcctattttgaccttaatgacctggccattttttgcaattctgaccagtgtccctttatgaggtaataactcaggaacgcttcaacggatcctagcgattctgagattgttttttcatgacatattgggcttcatgatagcggtaaaataaggccgataatttttgcgtttatttctaaaaaaaatcggaaatttggtgaaaattttgaaaattttgcaattttcaaattttgaatttttattccgttaaaccagagagttatgtgacacaaaatagttaataaataacatttccagacatgtctactttacatcagcacaattttgtaaacaaaatttttttgggctaggaagttataagggttaaaatttaaccaatgatttctcatttttacaacaaaatttacaaaactattttttttagggaccacctcacatttgaagtcactttgaggggtctatatgagagaatatacccaaaagtgacaccattctaaaaactgcacccctcaaggtgctcaaaaccacattcaagtagtttattaacccttcaggtgtttcacagcagcagaagcaaaatggaaggaaaaaatgaacatttaactttatagtcacaaaaatgatttttagcaacaatttttttattttcccaagggtaaaaggagaaagtggaccacgaaccttgttgtccaatttgtcctgagtacgctgatacctcacatgtgggggtaaaccactgtttgggcgcatggcagggctcggaagggaaggagcgctatttgactttttgaatgaaaaattggctccaatctttagcggacaccatgttgcgtttggagagcccccgtgtgcctaaacattagagctcccccacaagtgaccccattttgaaaactagaccccccaaggaacttatctagaagcatagtgagcactttaaaccctcaggtgcttcacaaattgatccgtaaaaatgaaaaagtactttttttcacaaaaaaattattttagcctcaatttttccattttcacatgggcaacgggataaaatggatcctcaaatttgttgggcaatttctcctgagtacaccgatacctctcatgtgggggtaaaccactgtttgggcacatggtaaggctcggaagggaaggagcgcaatttgactttttgaatgaaaaattatctcg contains:
- the LOC143767837 gene encoding olfactory receptor class A-like protein 4, producing MPLPSTDLAFYSLLLASGILGNTLVLMTVISNALDNKVMPASDLILSHLTVVLLLLSILRNVLVVTFQNGMDILFSRILCKVFMFVWTLLRSMSVWGTLSISVFHYISIKNYYGNIRRNIFWTTVKVLAIMWIFNCLYFIPAFLYTDRMGANATFSVLLIGTSTKPVLGCVWDFPTPYTNLVFVTSSLVIHEVIPVILMVVTNISSLYTLQRHSKTIAAQKTIKRVASERKAALVILTLVLLFVLCWGSNVVATNFYNFTKGSFSTSFLLTIANFGAYIFMGFGPLVLLIGHSKLRRKLVHLLCKQWKRQVDPTGNSPKSNGNASTVNV